A single region of the Bacillota bacterium genome encodes:
- a CDS encoding ADP-ribosylglycohydrolase family protein, producing the protein MGHLSDIALSDRIRGGLLGLACGDALGAAVEFMTRDAIRRRYGRVTEMVGGGPFGVEPGEGTDDTDMALAVAEGLVEGAPDAREAVGRRLVAWFERGPKDVGSATRVALSNYLACRDWDATVARTRVRLRDMAAGNGSLVRTLPVSFAFLRDPQRMRRESRRLSEMTHPHELPTIACVYYNELARELALGAARERAAESARRAVESEQLLVSYSTRTVFLRHIDKVPALSYSEVRASGFVLDALVAALWVFLRADGFEDAVMDAVGLGDDADSIGALVGGLAGTYWGASAIPERWLAVLKARGRIEAVAQRLVELASR; encoded by the coding sequence GTGGGTCATCTGTCGGACATCGCCCTGTCGGACCGCATCCGGGGAGGGCTTCTCGGCCTTGCCTGCGGGGACGCGCTCGGGGCGGCCGTGGAGTTCATGACCCGGGACGCCATCCGGCGGCGCTACGGCCGCGTTACCGAGATGGTGGGCGGCGGCCCGTTCGGCGTGGAGCCCGGCGAGGGCACGGACGACACCGACATGGCGCTGGCCGTGGCGGAGGGGCTTGTCGAAGGGGCGCCCGACGCCAGGGAAGCCGTGGGGCGCCGGCTGGTGGCGTGGTTCGAGCGCGGCCCGAAGGACGTGGGGAGCGCCACGCGGGTTGCGTTGAGCAACTACCTGGCCTGCCGGGACTGGGACGCCACCGTGGCCCGGACCCGGGTGCGCCTGCGCGACATGGCCGCCGGCAACGGGAGCCTGGTTCGCACCCTCCCCGTCTCCTTCGCGTTCTTGCGCGACCCGCAGCGCATGCGGCGGGAGTCCAGGCGGCTCTCCGAGATGACTCACCCTCACGAGCTTCCGACCATCGCCTGCGTCTACTACAATGAACTCGCCCGAGAGCTGGCGCTGGGCGCCGCCAGGGAACGGGCAGCCGAGAGCGCCCGCCGCGCCGTCGAAAGCGAGCAACTGCTGGTCTCGTACAGCACCCGAACGGTCTTCCTGCGCCACATCGACAAGGTGCCGGCGCTGTCGTACTCGGAGGTGCGGGCGTCGGGCTTCGTGCTGGACGCGCTGGTGGCGGCGCTGTGGGTTTTCCTTCGGGCGGACGGCTTTGAAGACGCCGTGATGGACGCCGTGGGGCTGGGAGACGACGCCGACTCCATCGGAGCGCTGGTCGGGGGCCTGGCCGGCACCTACTGGGGGGCTTCCGCCATCCCGGAGCGCTGGCTAGCCGTATTGAAGGCCCGCGGACGGATCGAGGCGGTCGCGCAGCGGCTGGTCGAACTTGCGTCCCGCTAG
- a CDS encoding HAD-IIA family hydrolase has translation MVVLPAWIVDLDGVVYRGSEVLPGAVEFFERAQSRGDPVVVVSNNSAPTVEEYVARLGRMGIRIGPRQVVSSALAAAQFLARRRLRGPVMAIGEAGLLQALGEAGLEVVAPDGAPASPKVEAVVVGIDRRFTYDRLTAACQAIRAGALFVGTNPDVTVPAEGGRLRPGCGSLLAAVSTCSGVQPVVVGKPHPPIMELAMERLGVGAAGARHEVIVVGDRLDTDIRAAKALGLKGALVLTGVTSRTDAGGGVRPDWIFDDLQHLTDALMGG, from the coding sequence ATGGTGGTTCTGCCAGCCTGGATCGTGGATCTTGACGGCGTGGTTTACCGGGGCTCCGAGGTGCTGCCGGGTGCGGTCGAGTTCTTCGAACGCGCCCAAAGCCGCGGGGATCCGGTCGTCGTCGTCTCCAACAATTCGGCCCCCACTGTGGAGGAGTACGTTGCGCGCCTGGGCCGGATGGGCATCCGCATCGGCCCGCGTCAGGTCGTCTCGTCGGCCCTGGCCGCGGCGCAGTTCCTGGCCCGCAGGCGCCTTCGCGGGCCGGTCATGGCCATCGGGGAGGCGGGCCTGCTTCAGGCGCTGGGGGAAGCGGGGCTTGAGGTGGTGGCCCCCGACGGGGCTCCTGCCTCGCCGAAGGTCGAGGCCGTGGTGGTCGGCATCGACCGCCGCTTCACCTACGACAGGCTTACCGCGGCGTGCCAGGCCATCCGCGCCGGGGCGCTGTTCGTGGGCACCAACCCGGACGTGACGGTGCCCGCCGAGGGCGGCCGCTTGCGCCCGGGCTGCGGGTCGCTCCTTGCCGCCGTGAGCACCTGCTCGGGCGTGCAGCCCGTGGTCGTGGGCAAGCCGCACCCGCCCATCATGGAGCTGGCCATGGAGCGGCTGGGCGTTGGCGCCGCCGGCGCCCGGCACGAGGTGATCGTGGTGGGAGATCGCCTGGACACGGACATCCGGGCTGCCAAGGCGCTGGGCCTCAAAGGGGCGCTGGTGTTGACGGGCGTGACCTCGCGGACCGACGCGGGCGGCGGCGTCCGGCCGGACTGGATCTTCGACGACCTGCAGCACCTCACCGACGCACTGATGGGGGGATAG